From Amycolatopsis sp. YIM 10, the proteins below share one genomic window:
- a CDS encoding NAD-dependent epimerase/dehydratase family protein, with amino-acid sequence MRVLITGGAGFIGSHIADQLTARGDEPVLLDSLTPTAHDDPEHDDAPEYTRDHEFIRGDVTDLRAEQLDGIDAVCHQAAIVGHGIDPSDAPAYAWNNDYGTAVLLAAMHRAGIGKLVLASSMVVYGEGRYACAEHGITAPAPRRQSDVDEGRFEPRCPRCGEQLESRLVPEDAPLNPRSTYAATKLAQEHLAGAWARQTGGQVWALRYHNVYGPRMPQNTPYAGVASLFRSALERGEAPTVLEDGRQRRDFVHVDDIARANVNALDTEPPEEITAVNVCSGVPHTVGDMATELARACGGPEPRIVGGARPADVRHVVADPALAEKLLGFTARVGFREGVTAFATAPLRGARR; translated from the coding sequence GTGCGAGTACTCATCACCGGCGGGGCCGGGTTCATCGGCTCCCACATCGCCGATCAGCTGACCGCCAGGGGCGACGAGCCCGTCCTGCTCGACAGCCTGACGCCGACCGCGCACGACGACCCCGAACACGACGACGCCCCCGAATACACGCGCGACCACGAGTTCATCCGCGGCGACGTCACCGACCTGCGCGCCGAGCAGCTCGATGGAATCGACGCCGTCTGCCACCAGGCGGCGATCGTCGGCCACGGGATCGACCCGTCCGACGCGCCCGCCTACGCCTGGAACAACGACTACGGCACCGCCGTACTGCTGGCCGCCATGCACCGAGCGGGCATCGGCAAACTGGTGCTCGCCTCCTCCATGGTCGTCTACGGCGAGGGCCGCTACGCCTGCGCCGAACACGGCATCACCGCCCCCGCGCCGCGCAGGCAGTCCGATGTGGACGAAGGCAGGTTCGAGCCGCGCTGCCCCCGGTGCGGCGAGCAGCTCGAATCCCGGCTGGTGCCCGAGGACGCCCCGCTGAACCCCCGCAGCACGTACGCCGCCACCAAGCTCGCCCAGGAACACCTCGCCGGCGCCTGGGCCCGCCAGACCGGCGGCCAGGTCTGGGCCCTGCGCTACCACAACGTCTACGGCCCGCGGATGCCGCAGAACACCCCGTACGCCGGCGTCGCCTCGCTGTTCCGCTCGGCGCTCGAACGCGGCGAGGCCCCGACCGTGCTCGAGGACGGGCGCCAGCGGCGCGACTTCGTGCACGTCGACGACATCGCGCGGGCCAACGTCAACGCACTGGACACCGAGCCGCCCGAGGAGATCACCGCGGTCAACGTCTGCTCCGGGGTGCCCCACACCGTCGGCGACATGGCCACCGAACTGGCCCGCGCGTGCGGCGGCCCGGAACCGCGGATCGTCGGCGGAGCGCGCCCGGCCGACGTCCGGCACGTGGTCGCCGACCCGGCGCTGGCCGAGAAGCTGCTCGGCTTCACCGCCCGCGTCGGTTTCCGGGAAGGCGTCACGGCCTTCGCGACCGCCCCGCTGCGGGGTGCGCGGCGGTAA
- a CDS encoding molybdenum cofactor biosynthesis protein B codes for MERSAQRLGRALVVIVDDRAAHGEVDDTAGPLVTELLEEAGFIVDGTVVVHADTVAIRNALNTAVIGGADLVVTVGGTGVSPRDVTPDATAGVLDRPIPGIGEALRSSGLAAGAVDAGISRGLVGVSGSTLVVNLAGSRAAVRDGMATLSALVPYVIDELSGLNES; via the coding sequence ATGGAACGCAGTGCACAACGGCTGGGCCGTGCCCTCGTGGTGATCGTGGACGACCGTGCCGCCCACGGCGAGGTCGATGACACCGCTGGTCCGCTGGTCACGGAGTTGCTGGAAGAGGCGGGCTTCATCGTCGACGGCACCGTGGTGGTGCACGCCGACACCGTCGCCATCCGGAACGCGCTGAACACGGCCGTGATCGGCGGGGCGGACCTGGTGGTCACCGTCGGCGGGACAGGCGTGTCGCCGCGCGATGTCACCCCGGACGCGACGGCCGGTGTGCTGGACCGCCCGATCCCGGGGATCGGCGAGGCTCTGCGTTCCTCCGGCCTGGCCGCGGGCGCGGTCGACGCGGGTATCTCGCGGGGTCTGGTCGGGGTGTCGGGGAGCACGCTGGTGGTCAACCTGGCGGGCTCGAGGGCCGCCGTACGCGACGGCATGGCGACGCTCTCGGCACTCGTGCCCTACGTGATCGACGAGCTGTCCGGCCTGAACGAGTCCTGA
- the mscL gene encoding large-conductance mechanosensitive channel protein MscL, translating to MLKGFKDFLMRGNVVELAVAVVIGTAFTAIVTAFTTGLIKPLINAIGGSDAAQGLGFYIFSGNQGTFMDLGGVINAAINFLVVAAVVYFLFVLPLQKVQERRKRGKETGPAEPTDVELLKEIRDLLRQQQQTDDAPSHRTPRP from the coding sequence GTGCTCAAAGGCTTCAAGGACTTCTTGATGCGCGGCAACGTCGTCGAGCTGGCCGTTGCGGTCGTCATCGGCACGGCGTTCACCGCGATCGTCACCGCCTTCACCACCGGCCTGATCAAACCGCTGATCAACGCCATCGGCGGTTCGGATGCCGCGCAGGGCCTGGGTTTCTACATCTTCTCCGGCAACCAGGGCACCTTCATGGACCTCGGCGGCGTGATCAACGCCGCGATCAACTTCCTGGTCGTCGCCGCGGTGGTCTACTTCCTGTTCGTGCTGCCGCTGCAAAAGGTGCAGGAGCGCCGCAAGCGGGGCAAGGAAACCGGCCCGGCCGAGCCCACCGATGTCGAACTGCTCAAGGAAATCCGGGACCTGCTGCGCCAACAGCAGCAAACCGACGACGCCCCTTCCCACCGCACCCCGCGCCCCTGA
- a CDS encoding SAF domain-containing protein gives MQLFEDLFARLNALVSSRRTRKTLAALLALTAIALALGPVLFPPGPSGEPTLVAARDLSAGTLLTPADTKVIHIPVELRPAGALSGQRAERMLAGAARAGEPLTDVRLVSPAHGPPGTSTVPIRLADPDVAELLHPGTRVDVVAADAHQHRQLASAVTVVTVVTSAGESKSRPSSAKGPLVLVAVPSEAATPLASAALDQPVTVTLR, from the coding sequence GTGCAACTCTTCGAAGACCTGTTCGCCCGGCTGAACGCGCTGGTCAGCAGTCGCCGCACGCGCAAGACGCTGGCCGCGCTGCTGGCACTGACCGCGATCGCGCTGGCGCTGGGCCCCGTGCTGTTCCCGCCGGGGCCGTCCGGCGAGCCCACACTGGTCGCCGCCCGCGATCTGAGCGCGGGCACCCTGCTCACCCCGGCTGACACGAAAGTCATCCACATTCCGGTCGAGCTGCGCCCGGCGGGTGCGTTGTCCGGGCAGCGCGCTGAACGCATGCTCGCCGGCGCGGCCAGGGCGGGCGAGCCGTTGACCGATGTGCGCCTGGTGTCCCCCGCGCACGGTCCGCCCGGTACGTCCACCGTGCCCATCCGGCTGGCCGATCCGGACGTCGCCGAACTCCTGCACCCCGGCACGCGGGTGGACGTGGTCGCCGCGGACGCGCACCAGCACCGGCAGCTCGCGTCAGCGGTGACCGTGGTCACCGTGGTCACCTCCGCGGGTGAGAGCAAGTCGCGGCCGAGTTCGGCGAAAGGCCCGCTCGTACTGGTCGCCGTGCCGTCGGAGGCCGCCACGCCACTCGCCTCCGCCGCGCTGGACCAGCCGGTAACCGTTACGCTCCGGTAG
- a CDS encoding FmdB family zinc ribbon protein: MPTYQYACKECDHRFEAVQSFSDDSLTECPQCTGPLRKLYGAVGVIFKGSGFYRNDSRSDSKSSSKSGTKPAETSAKSDSSKSDTSSSSSSSSSTTSSASSSSSSSSSSTTTKTAAAS, from the coding sequence GTGCCCACGTACCAGTACGCCTGCAAGGAGTGCGACCACCGCTTCGAGGCGGTTCAGTCGTTTTCCGACGACAGCTTGACCGAGTGCCCGCAGTGCACCGGCCCGCTGCGCAAGCTCTACGGTGCGGTCGGCGTGATCTTCAAGGGCAGCGGCTTCTACCGCAACGACTCGCGCTCCGACTCGAAGTCCTCGAGCAAGTCCGGCACGAAGCCCGCGGAGACCTCGGCCAAGAGCGACTCGAGCAAGAGCGACACGTCCAGCTCGTCCTCTTCGTCTTCGTCGACCACCTCCTCGGCGTCGTCGTCTTCTTCGTCCTCCTCTTCATCTACCACGACGAAGACCGCCGCCGCTTCCTGA